A single window of Echinimonas agarilytica DNA harbors:
- the def gene encoding peptide deformylase codes for MALLNVLRFPDERLRTVAKPVVQVDDAIRAQIDDMFETMHEENGVGLAATQVDFHQRLVVIDVSDDKSEPLVLINPEIIDRRGSMMNDEGCLSVPGTYAAVERAEEITFKALDRDGNEYQMEADGLLAICVQHELDHLMGKLFVDYLSPLKRDRIRKKLEKEAKAQARHVAN; via the coding sequence ATGGCATTACTAAACGTTTTACGATTTCCAGATGAGCGCTTACGCACTGTAGCAAAACCTGTTGTTCAAGTTGATGACGCCATTCGCGCTCAAATTGACGACATGTTCGAAACCATGCACGAAGAAAATGGCGTAGGACTCGCTGCAACTCAAGTCGACTTTCATCAGCGTCTTGTAGTGATCGATGTCAGTGATGACAAATCAGAGCCGCTGGTACTCATTAACCCTGAAATTATCGACCGCCGAGGCAGCATGATGAACGACGAAGGTTGTTTGTCGGTTCCCGGCACCTATGCGGCGGTTGAGCGCGCTGAAGAAATTACATTTAAAGCGCTCGATCGCGATGGCAACGAGTATCAAATGGAAGCCGACGGGTTGCTCGCTATTTGTGTTCAACACGAACTAGACCACCTTATGGGCAAATTATTTGTAGATTACCTTTCTCCCTTGAAGCGCGATCGCATTCGTAAAAAACTCGAAAAAGAAGCCAAAGCTCAAGCGCGCCACGTCGCCAACTAA
- the fmt gene encoding methionyl-tRNA formyltransferase: MSLRIVFAGTPDFAARHLQALINSEHHIAAVYTQPDRPAGRGKQLQASAVKQLAEQHNIEVCQPASVKSDEAQQQLAQFNADIMVVVAYGLLLPVAILETPRMGCINVHGSLLPKWRGAAPIQRSLQMGDAETGVTIMQMDIGLDTGDMLHTSACAIEATDTSASLYDKLAQLGPQALLEALNGLAAGTLQAIAQDDAQATYASKLTKAEANINWQLSAEQIDRNIRAFTPWPGSQTKMGEHLIKVHAAHPVAKQHSTAPGTILAASKEGIDVATQNGALRLIKIQLPGKKPLAVADVLNSRADWFAPGLCFALPESQS, from the coding sequence TTGTCACTTCGAATCGTGTTTGCCGGTACTCCGGACTTCGCCGCTCGTCACCTACAAGCGTTGATTAACAGCGAGCATCATATCGCAGCCGTATATACCCAACCCGACCGGCCCGCCGGTCGTGGTAAGCAGCTTCAAGCAAGCGCTGTGAAGCAATTGGCCGAGCAACACAACATTGAAGTCTGTCAGCCTGCATCGGTGAAGTCCGACGAAGCTCAACAGCAGCTTGCGCAATTCAATGCCGATATCATGGTTGTGGTTGCGTACGGCTTACTGCTACCTGTGGCTATTTTAGAAACGCCGCGTATGGGTTGTATTAACGTGCATGGCTCGTTACTTCCGAAATGGCGTGGCGCGGCCCCGATTCAACGCTCTCTGCAAATGGGCGATGCCGAAACAGGAGTCACCATCATGCAAATGGACATTGGGCTCGACACGGGCGACATGCTGCACACATCAGCATGCGCCATTGAAGCCACCGACACCAGCGCATCACTTTACGATAAACTGGCTCAGCTTGGCCCTCAAGCACTACTTGAAGCGCTCAACGGCTTAGCAGCAGGAACGCTGCAGGCTATCGCTCAGGATGATGCGCAGGCGACCTACGCGTCGAAGCTGACTAAAGCCGAGGCTAATATCAACTGGCAACTCAGCGCCGAGCAAATCGATCGAAACATTCGTGCATTTACGCCGTGGCCTGGCTCCCAAACAAAGATGGGCGAGCATCTCATCAAGGTGCATGCTGCTCACCCTGTTGCAAAGCAGCATTCGACAGCGCCTGGAACAATTTTGGCAGCTTCCAAAGAAGGGATTGATGTAGCGACCCAAAATGGCGCTTTACGCCTTATCAAAATTCAATTACCGGGTAAAAAACCACTCGCTGTGGCCGATGTTTTAAATTCACGGGCCGACTGGTTTGCTCCCGGCCTCTGCTTCGCTTTACCTGAGTCACAATCATGA
- the rsmB gene encoding 16S rRNA (cytosine(967)-C(5))-methyltransferase RsmB, with the protein MNSRACAAQAVYEVLEHGRSLSDSLVSAQQACTNPKDKGLIAELSYGVLRWLPQLDIRAQDKLSKPFKGKNRVIHHLLLVGMYQLIHTRIPGHAAVSETVEACRQLGAKGLAGVTNGVLRSVQRDLAAEVNTSTDQQWPSDTLQYAHPKWFIEALKADYPNHWRLILEANTERAPMWLRVNRRKISRDEFLDALEAEQIDANPTIVGEDAVLLAEPCDVRKLPGFDDGWFAVQDLAAQQAASFLPVQENLKTLDVCAAPGGKTCHWQERADNALNMLAIDIEPKRLARVTENLTRLELKADIKVADAASQDWWDGELFDAILLDAPCSATGVIRRHPDIKWLRTKSDIQELSQLQSKILQNVWTMLKPNGVLLYATCSVLKAENQTQIVDFLAARTDAELVPIHEYETPQQPGWQILPGTDGMDGFYYARLQKRA; encoded by the coding sequence ATGAATAGCCGTGCATGTGCTGCCCAAGCTGTTTACGAAGTGCTCGAACACGGACGCTCGTTAAGTGATTCATTGGTCAGTGCTCAACAAGCGTGTACCAACCCAAAAGATAAGGGGCTCATTGCAGAGCTTAGCTATGGCGTGTTGCGTTGGTTACCTCAATTAGACATACGCGCCCAAGATAAACTCAGCAAACCATTCAAAGGCAAAAATCGAGTCATTCATCACTTGCTGTTAGTGGGGATGTATCAACTGATCCACACTCGCATTCCCGGCCATGCAGCGGTGTCAGAAACTGTAGAAGCATGCCGTCAACTCGGAGCAAAAGGGTTGGCCGGCGTCACCAACGGCGTACTGCGCAGTGTGCAACGCGATTTAGCTGCCGAGGTCAACACGTCAACCGATCAACAATGGCCATCCGACACGCTCCAATACGCTCACCCCAAGTGGTTTATTGAAGCACTCAAAGCCGATTACCCAAATCACTGGCGTTTAATATTAGAAGCTAACACCGAGCGCGCGCCCATGTGGCTTCGGGTGAATCGCCGTAAAATCAGCCGCGACGAGTTTTTAGATGCGTTGGAAGCCGAGCAAATTGACGCCAATCCTACAATTGTCGGCGAAGATGCTGTTTTACTTGCCGAGCCTTGCGATGTTCGTAAGCTTCCCGGTTTTGATGACGGTTGGTTTGCGGTGCAAGATTTAGCTGCCCAGCAAGCAGCCAGCTTTCTGCCTGTTCAAGAAAACCTCAAAACACTCGATGTGTGTGCTGCGCCCGGCGGTAAAACCTGCCACTGGCAAGAGCGCGCCGATAATGCGTTAAACATGCTGGCAATCGATATTGAACCTAAGCGTTTAGCCCGTGTGACCGAAAACTTAACGCGCCTAGAGCTTAAAGCGGACATTAAAGTCGCCGATGCCGCATCGCAAGACTGGTGGGATGGAGAGCTATTTGATGCCATTTTGCTGGATGCGCCCTGTTCCGCAACAGGCGTCATCCGCCGTCATCCCGACATTAAATGGCTTCGGACTAAATCCGACATTCAAGAGTTAAGTCAGCTGCAGTCGAAGATTCTTCAAAACGTGTGGACTATGCTTAAGCCAAATGGCGTACTATTGTATGCTACATGTTCGGTGTTAAAGGCTGAAAACCAAACACAAATTGTGGATTTCCTAGCCGCTCGCACCGATGCTGAGCTGGTTCCAATTCACGAGTATGAGACGCCACAACAACCGGGTTGGCAAATCTTACCCGGCACCGATGGCATGGATGGATTCTATTACGCGCGCCTTCAAAAGCGAGCCTAA
- the trkA gene encoding Trk system potassium transporter TrkA: MKIIILGAGQVGGTLAENLVGEKNEITVVDHNSICLRELQDRFDLQVVQGHGAHPDILEKAGAEDADMLIAVTNSDEINMMACQVAYTLFHTPTKIARIRSTQYLKYKEKLFQNQDVPVDYLIAPEQLVTAYIKRLVEYPGALQVMDFADGKASLVAVKAYYGGSLVGHALSTLRQHMPNIDTRVAAIFRQGRPIRPQGTTIIEADDEVFFIADTQHIRSVMSELQRLEASYRKIMIAGGGNIGMGLAKALERSHPSVKLIERNPERAEYVASELAKTTVFCGDASDQELLSEEQIEQTDLFIAVTDDDEANIMSAMLAKRMGAAKVMVLIQRGAYVDLVQGGDIDIAISPQQATISSLLTHVRRGDIVNVYSLRRGAAEAIEAIAHGDSSTSKVVGRAIADIKMPPGTTIGAIVRGEEVLIAHDDTRIEQDDHVILFLVDKKYITDVERLFEPSPFFFF; encoded by the coding sequence ATGAAGATCATCATTCTTGGTGCAGGGCAGGTCGGCGGAACATTGGCCGAGAACCTTGTCGGTGAAAAAAATGAAATTACCGTTGTAGACCACAACAGCATTTGCTTGCGTGAGTTACAAGACCGATTCGATTTACAAGTCGTTCAGGGCCATGGTGCTCACCCTGATATTCTGGAAAAAGCTGGCGCAGAAGATGCCGACATGTTGATTGCTGTGACCAACAGCGACGAAATCAATATGATGGCCTGTCAGGTGGCCTACACGCTTTTTCATACTCCCACTAAAATTGCCCGCATTCGCTCAACACAGTATCTCAAGTACAAAGAAAAGTTATTTCAAAACCAAGACGTACCGGTTGATTACCTCATTGCACCAGAACAACTAGTCACGGCTTATATCAAACGCTTAGTGGAGTACCCCGGCGCACTGCAAGTCATGGACTTTGCTGACGGCAAAGCCAGCCTAGTGGCGGTGAAAGCCTATTATGGCGGTTCATTAGTGGGCCATGCCTTATCGACCTTGCGTCAACACATGCCCAATATTGATACTCGAGTGGCCGCAATCTTTCGTCAAGGACGCCCTATTCGGCCGCAAGGCACAACCATTATCGAGGCCGATGACGAAGTCTTCTTCATTGCTGATACTCAACACATCCGCTCGGTGATGAGCGAACTGCAACGCCTTGAAGCAAGTTATCGTAAAATTATGATTGCTGGCGGCGGCAATATTGGAATGGGCTTGGCCAAAGCACTTGAGCGCAGCCACCCTTCGGTGAAGTTAATCGAACGAAATCCAGAGCGCGCTGAATACGTGGCATCAGAGCTGGCTAAAACTACGGTATTTTGCGGCGATGCGTCAGACCAAGAGCTGCTTAGCGAAGAGCAAATCGAACAAACCGACTTGTTTATTGCGGTTACCGATGATGATGAAGCCAACATTATGTCAGCCATGCTCGCCAAACGAATGGGCGCGGCCAAAGTCATGGTGCTCATTCAGCGCGGTGCTTATGTCGATTTGGTCCAAGGTGGCGACATTGATATTGCAATCTCACCACAGCAAGCCACGATTTCGTCGCTACTAACTCATGTTCGCCGCGGCGATATCGTCAACGTATACTCATTGCGACGCGGTGCTGCTGAGGCCATCGAAGCCATTGCCCATGGTGATTCGTCTACCTCAAAAGTGGTGGGCCGTGCCATTGCCGATATTAAAATGCCGCCCGGCACTACCATTGGTGCCATTGTTCGCGGTGAAGAGGTGCTCATTGCCCACGACGATACGCGAATTGAGCAAGATGACCATGTCATTCTATTCTTAGTGGACAAAAAATATATTACGGATGTTGAACGGCTATTCGAACCCAGTCCGTTCTTCTTCTTCTAG
- a CDS encoding TrkH family potassium uptake protein: MLNLRLLILVLGLFLSKLALFLLVPMTVGLITLDGTVFDFFTAAMITGAVGGAMITFGKLAPSRPNSMLRARDMFMLTSMVWLIFSSMAALPFVFIEHISFTDAFFETISGVTTTGSTVLSDLPNHAPSILIWRSILQWLGGIGFIVMGVGILPYLNVGGMKLFQTESSDWSDKQVPRLKHYTALLFTAYSILTALCMVCYKLSGMSWFDAINHALTTLSTGGYSTSDASMAGFPVAAHWVAIVFMFAGGIPLLLFIQSARRKSLNPWQDQQLMGYLKLVLLASAVLTAYLYMTHQQSLIDAARLSLFNVISIVTTTGFALTDYSAWGALAAGLFFLLTFAGGCSGSTAGGIKIFRFQVAWEIMLRHLRSQVHPYGTFTARYNKRPISDDIVASVLTLAFLFMLTMALLTLFLAALGLDFVTALTGAVTAVCNVGPGLGDTIGPAGNFSSLPDAAKWALGIGMLAGRLEITTLVILFLPKFWKK, translated from the coding sequence ATGCTCAATTTGCGATTATTGATATTGGTGTTGGGCTTGTTTTTATCCAAGCTCGCTTTGTTTCTACTGGTACCGATGACCGTTGGGCTTATCACGCTTGATGGCACCGTATTCGATTTCTTCACAGCTGCGATGATTACAGGTGCCGTAGGTGGTGCGATGATCACCTTTGGCAAGTTAGCACCCTCTCGCCCCAATAGCATGTTACGCGCGCGCGATATGTTCATGCTGACATCAATGGTATGGCTCATATTCTCGTCTATGGCAGCACTGCCTTTCGTGTTTATCGAACATATCAGCTTTACCGATGCTTTTTTTGAAACCATCTCAGGCGTCACCACCACAGGTTCGACGGTGCTGTCAGATTTGCCAAACCATGCACCGAGTATTCTCATCTGGCGCTCCATTTTGCAGTGGCTCGGTGGTATTGGTTTTATTGTGATGGGCGTAGGCATTTTGCCTTACCTAAACGTAGGCGGCATGAAGCTTTTTCAAACGGAATCCTCAGACTGGAGCGACAAGCAAGTCCCTCGCTTGAAGCATTACACTGCGCTGCTGTTTACCGCATACTCAATCCTCACTGCGTTATGCATGGTGTGTTACAAGCTTTCAGGAATGTCTTGGTTCGACGCTATCAATCATGCGCTCACTACACTCTCAACCGGGGGCTATTCAACCTCTGATGCCTCGATGGCTGGCTTTCCCGTCGCTGCGCACTGGGTCGCGATTGTGTTTATGTTTGCCGGCGGCATTCCACTGCTGTTGTTTATCCAATCTGCTCGCCGGAAGTCACTCAATCCTTGGCAAGATCAGCAGCTCATGGGGTATCTAAAGTTGGTGTTGCTAGCTTCTGCGGTACTGACTGCATACCTATACATGACTCACCAACAATCCTTGATTGACGCTGCACGATTGAGCCTGTTCAACGTTATTTCCATTGTCACAACCACAGGCTTTGCACTCACCGATTATTCGGCTTGGGGCGCGCTCGCAGCTGGGCTATTTTTTCTTCTCACTTTTGCCGGCGGATGTTCGGGATCCACCGCAGGTGGCATTAAAATTTTTCGTTTTCAGGTAGCGTGGGAGATCATGTTGCGCCACCTCCGGAGTCAGGTGCACCCCTACGGCACCTTCACAGCACGATACAACAAGCGGCCCATCTCAGATGACATTGTGGCTTCTGTGCTCACATTAGCATTCCTGTTTATGCTCACTATGGCACTGCTGACCTTGTTTTTGGCAGCACTTGGATTGGACTTTGTCACGGCTTTAACCGGGGCAGTCACTGCGGTCTGCAATGTTGGGCCTGGATTAGGAGATACGATTGGCCCTGCTGGCAATTTCTCATCGTTACCCGATGCCGCCAAATGGGCGTTAGGTATTGGAATGTTGGCAGGACGATTGGAGATCACCACCTTGGTGATCTTGTTCTTGCCTAAGTTTTGGAAAAAGTAA
- the hemG gene encoding menaquinone-dependent protoporphyrinogen IX dehydrogenase, which produces MSERDVLLVYTSREGQTAKIMACIQDVLEADGAQVTTRRLSDAEESVPDIASFSKVVLAGSIHYGKHEKHLAAFIKAHKAQLEDTTTVFFSVNLTARKPNKNTVDTNPYIKRFLAEVDWQPSVAHVFAGALLYSKYKWSDKMIIRFIMWMTKGNTDTSRDIDYTDWADVRHFAERVSKLH; this is translated from the coding sequence ATGTCTGAGCGCGATGTATTGCTTGTTTACACGAGCCGTGAAGGTCAAACCGCTAAAATAATGGCCTGTATACAAGATGTATTGGAAGCTGATGGCGCACAGGTCACTACGCGACGTCTATCTGACGCTGAAGAGTCGGTGCCCGATATAGCATCGTTCTCAAAAGTAGTGTTGGCTGGCTCTATTCATTACGGAAAGCATGAAAAGCATCTCGCAGCGTTTATTAAAGCTCATAAGGCACAACTTGAAGACACGACAACCGTGTTTTTCAGTGTCAATCTAACAGCTAGAAAGCCCAACAAAAATACCGTAGATACCAACCCTTACATTAAGAGGTTTTTAGCTGAAGTGGACTGGCAACCCAGTGTTGCTCATGTGTTTGCCGGCGCATTGCTTTACAGCAAATATAAGTGGTCTGACAAAATGATCATTCGATTTATTATGTGGATGACCAAAGGCAATACCGATACGAGTCGAGATATTGACTATACCGACTGGGCGGATGTGAGACACTTCGCTGAGCGAGTATCGAAACTCCACTAA
- a CDS encoding TrkH family potassium uptake protein, with protein sequence MEFRSLARILGILVTIFSVTMIPPALVSLHFKDGGGLAFTLAFFICLVIGLFSWLPNRNASRDLKAREGFLIVVLFWTVLGTVGAVPFLISESLNISTADAFFESFSGLTTTGATVLSGLDDLPKAILFYRQQLQWFGGMGIIVLAVAILPLLGVGGMQLYRAETPGPVKDSKMTPRIADTAQYLWYIYLSLTVACALAYYFAGMNWFDAICHSFSTIAIGGFSTHDASLGYFDSAAVNIVCVVFLLISGVNFALHHAYVVTRSLKMYMRDPELRTFIGIQVCLVLLCFMVLLGDSVYDSVGKTLDQALLQAVSMSTTAGFVTTDFTAWPLFLPILLMFASFIGGCAGSTGGGIKVIRVLLMNLQGIRELKRLVHPKAIYSIRLGRKPVPERVMDAVWGFFAAYALVFVIIMLGLVGTGMEEVSAFSATAATLNNLGPGLGEVAVHYGDVPTASKWLLIVAMLFGRLEVFTLLVLLTPAFWRN encoded by the coding sequence ATGGAATTCCGTTCTCTAGCCCGAATTTTAGGCATCTTGGTGACAATTTTCAGTGTCACTATGATTCCGCCAGCGTTGGTGTCCCTCCATTTTAAGGATGGTGGCGGCCTTGCGTTTACCTTGGCTTTTTTCATTTGTTTAGTGATTGGCCTGTTTTCATGGTTGCCCAACCGAAATGCAAGCCGTGATTTGAAAGCCCGAGAAGGCTTTTTGATTGTGGTTTTGTTTTGGACCGTATTGGGAACCGTTGGGGCGGTGCCATTTTTAATCAGTGAATCATTGAACATTTCCACAGCAGATGCCTTTTTTGAGTCATTTTCAGGCTTAACCACTACTGGGGCCACTGTGCTGTCGGGGTTGGATGATCTGCCCAAAGCAATTTTGTTTTATCGGCAGCAACTGCAGTGGTTTGGCGGCATGGGAATCATTGTGTTGGCGGTGGCTATCTTGCCATTGCTGGGTGTTGGGGGCATGCAGCTGTATCGCGCAGAAACTCCGGGGCCTGTGAAAGATTCGAAAATGACTCCAAGAATTGCAGATACCGCGCAATACCTTTGGTATATCTATTTGTCACTTACGGTTGCTTGTGCGTTGGCCTACTACTTTGCAGGCATGAATTGGTTTGATGCCATTTGTCATAGCTTTTCAACCATCGCTATTGGCGGATTTTCCACTCATGACGCCAGCTTAGGGTATTTTGACAGTGCCGCTGTGAATATAGTTTGTGTGGTGTTTTTGCTTATTTCAGGCGTAAATTTCGCATTGCATCACGCATATGTGGTGACCCGCTCACTTAAGATGTACATGCGTGATCCAGAGCTTAGAACCTTCATTGGTATTCAGGTGTGCTTGGTGCTGCTGTGTTTTATGGTGTTGTTAGGTGACAGTGTTTACGATTCTGTAGGAAAAACATTGGATCAGGCGTTGCTTCAAGCCGTATCCATGAGTACCACCGCAGGGTTTGTCACAACTGACTTTACGGCATGGCCGTTGTTTTTGCCGATTCTTCTGATGTTTGCGTCATTCATTGGTGGTTGTGCAGGCTCAACGGGCGGCGGTATTAAAGTGATTCGTGTGTTATTGATGAATTTACAAGGCATCCGAGAGTTGAAGCGTTTGGTGCACCCCAAGGCTATTTACTCCATTCGCTTGGGCCGAAAACCCGTCCCTGAACGCGTGATGGACGCGGTCTGGGGGTTCTTTGCAGCCTATGCCTTAGTATTCGTCATCATCATGTTAGGATTGGTAGGTACGGGCATGGAAGAGGTCAGCGCATTCTCTGCTACGGCTGCTACGTTGAATAACTTGGGCCCAGGCTTAGGCGAAGTGGCGGTGCATTACGGCGATGTGCCAACAGCCTCGAAATGGCTGTTAATTGTGGCCATGCTATTTGGCCGGCTCGAAGTCTTTACGCTGTTAGTATTACTCACGCCGGCATTTTGGCGAAATTAA
- a CDS encoding YigZ family protein yields the protein MAQTDYWRPEQAAEAEIEIKNSRFIAYLEPVSSLQEADQAKARIKALHPHARHHCWAQIVDTPFDVHASGSSDDGEPSGTAGRPMLAVLTGKPAGFLMVMVVRYFGGVKLGTGGLVRAYAGAVRAVFEHTQWQQCLPLVQLKITLSYPLHQQVLHLVARFDGAVTGSEFTDQVTLVLTVPLTAEQDFTQQLLDLGAGTIHIHSNKA from the coding sequence ATGGCACAAACCGACTATTGGCGTCCTGAACAAGCGGCTGAAGCTGAAATAGAAATTAAGAACAGCCGCTTTATTGCTTATCTCGAACCTGTATCCTCACTTCAAGAAGCCGACCAAGCTAAAGCACGCATCAAGGCTTTGCATCCCCATGCAAGGCATCACTGCTGGGCACAAATCGTAGACACCCCGTTTGATGTTCACGCCAGCGGTTCAAGTGATGATGGAGAACCCAGTGGCACTGCAGGGCGGCCTATGCTTGCCGTACTTACCGGTAAACCAGCGGGCTTTTTAATGGTGATGGTGGTGCGTTATTTTGGTGGCGTGAAGTTGGGTACAGGCGGCTTGGTTCGTGCTTATGCTGGCGCAGTGCGAGCGGTGTTTGAGCACACGCAATGGCAACAATGTTTACCATTGGTACAGCTTAAAATTACATTGTCTTACCCACTGCATCAGCAGGTTTTGCACCTTGTGGCTAGATTCGACGGAGCGGTGACCGGCAGTGAATTTACCGACCAAGTGACGTTAGTGTTGACCGTGCCATTGACTGCTGAACAGGATTTTACACAACAATTGTTAGATTTAGGTGCGGGTACTATTCACATCCATAGCAACAAAGCGTGA
- the pepQ gene encoding Xaa-Pro dipeptidase, translated as MSSLATCYPKHIETLQQRTQKALERSGLDALIIHSGQTKRQFLDDMDYPFKVNPHFKAWLPVVDNPNCWLVVDGVKKPKLIFYRPEDFWHKVPDAPDQFWVDSFELVLLSKADQVFRHLPRDMDNMAYIGEHVEVAEALSIGQFNPDEVLTYLHYHRAYKTDYELMCMREANRIAVAGHTAARDAFLDCKSELDIHAAYLNATGHTDAQLPYGNIIGLNENGAILHYMQQERTAPTESLSFLIDAGASFNGYAADITRTHCFKGEGTFAELLAAMTELEKGLVEQVKVGMDYVELHLNCHLRIAALLNAFGIVDMSPEHMLETGVSATFFPHGLGHLIGLQVHDVGGFLDNDRGKHVSAPEAHPFLRLTRKLEDRQVITIEPGLYFIDSLLAKLKAGNYSDHVDWSMVNALRPYGGIRVEDNIIVTPGGPENITRNLGLR; from the coding sequence ATGTCGAGCCTAGCGACTTGTTACCCGAAGCACATTGAAACTCTGCAACAACGCACACAAAAAGCTCTTGAGCGGAGCGGCCTTGACGCCTTAATCATCCATTCAGGCCAAACTAAGCGCCAATTTTTAGACGACATGGATTACCCATTTAAGGTCAATCCTCATTTCAAAGCATGGCTACCTGTGGTTGATAACCCCAATTGTTGGTTGGTGGTAGATGGCGTGAAAAAACCAAAACTTATTTTCTATCGCCCTGAAGACTTTTGGCACAAGGTACCCGATGCCCCCGATCAATTTTGGGTTGATTCCTTTGAACTCGTGTTGCTCAGCAAAGCCGACCAAGTGTTTCGCCATTTGCCCCGAGATATGGACAACATGGCGTATATCGGCGAACACGTAGAAGTAGCTGAGGCTTTGAGCATTGGTCAATTCAACCCTGATGAAGTACTCACCTATTTACATTATCACCGCGCTTATAAAACTGACTATGAGCTGATGTGTATGCGCGAAGCGAACCGCATTGCAGTGGCGGGTCACACAGCGGCACGCGATGCGTTTTTAGACTGTAAGTCTGAGTTGGATATTCATGCCGCGTATTTGAATGCAACGGGCCATACTGATGCGCAACTGCCCTACGGCAATATCATAGGTTTGAACGAAAATGGCGCCATTCTGCATTACATGCAGCAAGAGCGCACCGCACCAACTGAGTCGTTGTCATTCTTGATTGATGCTGGCGCCAGCTTTAATGGTTATGCGGCGGATATTACTCGAACCCATTGCTTTAAAGGCGAAGGCACATTTGCTGAGCTACTTGCCGCGATGACGGAGCTTGAAAAAGGTCTGGTCGAGCAAGTTAAAGTGGGGATGGATTACGTTGAACTCCACCTCAATTGCCATCTGCGCATTGCCGCCTTGCTGAATGCCTTCGGTATTGTAGATATGAGCCCAGAGCACATGTTGGAGACAGGCGTAAGCGCCACATTCTTTCCGCATGGTTTGGGGCATTTGATTGGTCTGCAAGTTCATGATGTGGGCGGCTTTTTAGACAACGACCGTGGCAAGCATGTGTCGGCTCCTGAAGCGCATCCGTTTTTACGTTTAACGCGTAAATTAGAAGACCGTCAAGTGATCACGATTGAACCGGGGCTTTACTTCATCGATTCCTTGTTGGCTAAATTGAAAGCTGGGAATTACTCTGATCACGTTGATTGGTCGATGGTGAATGCGTTGCGTCCATATGGCGGAATTCGTGTGGAAGACAACATCATCGTCACTCCCGGTGGGCCAGAAAATATTACGCGCAACTTGGGTTTACGCTAG